A stretch of Pogona vitticeps strain Pit_001003342236 chromosome 5, PviZW2.1, whole genome shotgun sequence DNA encodes these proteins:
- the DENND2A gene encoding DENN domain-containing protein 2A isoform X3: MPDADTMTAAGTFTNVSIKAKNRVCKTTQSRVQLASLNNITTKTDVWCEPSKRKYLDSISTKLAHEEEPSAVVKNTLKALENLMLDPRLDCFQQNMLSPKMIIGDPSVDLSIGESGRIIRKQMGGTQNFRAVGRGSLKNKPLSIKEKISKWEGKKDAMSSVTAWKEEDQGDREDLSSFLGVVENITKDSAVTREVDTKRQVNWQLDCKGISKDIERRTGTAINSGQHTERRVEMKLREEELNSNVGKGSELKNGKKDVPKENLSVLSQVKKLEQALKGGSAELQPQLPGTYYSPHCLQEKTEESHNPSEGQENASRSELGKRLLGLDSDLPEPIFGTLEEVKASCVKGKISNEENVYTEPGLPEKKPFINPLPKPRRTFKHEGEEGWAPLIRGKRNLPPLPSIPPPPLPSSPPPSAVSRRLRNGKHKANTDHRKSYEFEDLLQSSSENGRVDWYAQTKLALTRTLSEENVYEDIVDPPVKENPYEDIETNSRCLGKKCVLNFPASPSSSVPGTPTKLLSKPIFFRQNSERRSFKLLDIRKSNRDGTCSPSKISPPSTPSSPDDTFFSLGDPQNGKRKRKIPKLVLKINAVYEARRGKKRLKRLSQSTENSSGRVIDENSESDSDTEEKLNAHSQRLVHVKSRLKQAPRYQTLERDLIEYQERQLFEYFVVVSLHKKQACAPYVPEVTQQFPLKLERSFKFMREAEDQLKAIPQFCFPDAKDWTPVCQFASETFSFVLTSEDGSRRFGYCRRLLPSGKGKRLPEVYCIVSRLGCFNLFSKILDEVEKRRGISPALVQPLMRSVMEAPFPALGRTITIKNFLPGSGTEVIELRRPLDSRLEHVDFESLFSSLSIRHLSRVFASLLLERRVIFIADKLSTLSKCCHAMVALLYPFTWQHTYIPVLPPSMIDIVCSPTPFLIGLLSSSLPRLKELPVEEVLVVDLVNNRFLRQHPQFRLG; the protein is encoded by the exons ATGCCAGATGCTGACACAATGACAGCAGCAGGCACATTCACCAATGTGAGCATCAAGGCCAAAAACAGGGTTTGCAAAACGACTCAAAG TAGGGTTCAACTTGCGAGTCTAAATAATATAACCACAAAGACAGACGTTTGGTGTGAGCCTTCAAAGAGAAAGTACTTGGACAGTATTTCCACCAAGCTAGCACATGAAGAAGAGCCATCTGCTGTGGTAAAGAACACACTGAAAGCACTGGAGAACTTGATGTTGGATCCAAGGCTGGACTGTTTTCAGCAGAACATGCTTAGTCCCAAGATGATCATTGGTGACCCTTCTGTAGATCTCAGCATTGGGGAAAGTGGCAGGATTATAAGGAAACAAATGGGAGGCACTCAGAATTTTCGGGCTGTTGGGAGAGGCAGCTTGAAAAATAAGCCTTTGAGTATCAAGGAGAAGATTTCAaagtgggaagggaagaaagatgcAATGTCTTCTGTAACTGCCTGGAAGGAGGAAGACCAAGGAGATAGAGAGGATCTCAGTTCATTTTTGGGTGTAGTGGAGAATATAACCAAGGATAGTGCAGTAACAAGGGAAGTAGACACCAAGAGGCAGGTAAACTGGCAGCTGGACTGTAAAGGAATAAGTAAAGACATTGAAAGAAGAACAGGAACAGCAATAAATTCAGGGCAACATACAGAGAGAAGGGTGGAGATGAAGCTAAGAGAGGAAGAACTTAACTCCAATGTCGGCAAAGGCTCTGAGTTGAAAAATGGGAAGAAGGATGTCCCGAAGGAGAACTTGTCTGTCCTGAGCCAGGTCAAGAAGCTGGAGCAGGCCTTGAAGGGCGGTTCAGCTGAGCTCCAGCCACAGTTACCAGGTACTTACTATTCCCCACATTGTCTAcaagaaaaaacagaggaaagTCACAACCCTTCTGAAGGCCAAGAGAATGCCAGCCGCTCAGAACTTGGGAAGCGACTCCTTGGTTTGGACTCTGACTTGCCTGAGCCAATCTTTGGAACTCTAGAAGAGGTCAAGGCATCTTGTGTAAAAGGCAAAATCAGCAATGAGGAGAATGTGTACACGGAGCCAGGATTGCCTGAAAAGAAACCTTTTATCAACCCACTCCCAAAGCCTCGGCGGACTTTCAAACATGAGGGTGAGGAGGGATGGGCCCCGCTAATTAGGGGCAAGAGGAACCTGCCCCCTCTGCCTTCTATTCCACCCCCTCCTCTCCCATCTTCACCTCCCCCTTCGGCAGTTAGCAGAAGACTGAGGAATGGGAAGCACAAGGCCAACACTGATCACAG AAAGTCATATGAATTTGAAGACTTACTGCAGTCCTCTTCTGAGAACGGTCGGGTAGACTGGTATGCTCAAACTAAATTGGCTTTAACACGCACTTTATCAGAGGAAAACGTCTATGAAGATATTGTAG ATCCTCCAGTAAAAGAGAATCCCTATGAAGACATTGAGACAAACAGTCGTTGCCTGGGGAAGAAATGTGTCCTGAACTTTCCAGCATCTCCTTCTTCTTCAGTTCCTGGCACACCCACAAAG CTGCTGTCCAAGCCCATCTTCTTTCGACAAAACTCCGAACGGCGCAGTTTCAAGTTATTAGATATACGGAAATCAAATCGGGATGGGACATGTTCTCCTTCCAAAATCAGTCCTCCTTCCACTCCGAGCAGCCCCGATGATACTTTCTTCTCCTTGGGTGATCCTCAAAatggcaagagaaagagaaaaattccCAAG CTGGTGTTGAAAATCAATGCTGTGTATGAGGCACGAAGAGGGAAGAAGAGACTCAAGAGGTTATCACAGTCCACAGAGAACAGCTCAGGAAGAG TTATAGATGAAAACAGTGAATCAGACAGCGACACTGAAGAGAAGCTGAATG CTCACAGCCAGCGTCTGGTTCATGTGAAGTCTCGCCTGAAACAAGCTCCCAGATACCAAACCCTGGAACGGGATCTGATTGAGTACCAGGAGAGGCAGCTCTTTGAATACTTTGTGGTGGTGTCCCTGCACAAGAAGCAAGCTTGCGCTCCTTATGTCCCTGAAGTCACTCAGCAGTTTCCATTGAAG CTTGAACGTTCTTTCAAATTCATGAGGGAGGCGGAAGACCAACTGAAAGCCATTCCCCAGTTTTGCTTCCCTGATGCAAAAGATTGGACGCCTGTTTGCCAATTTGCCAG tgAGACTTTCTCCTTCGTCTTGACTAGTGAAGATGGCAGCCGGAGATTTGGATATTGCAGAAGGCTACTG CCCAGTGGGAAAGGGAAGCGTCTTCCTGAAGTTTACTgcattgtgagccgccttggatGTTTCAACCTCTTTTCTAAG aTCTTGGATGAGGTTGAGAAAAGGCGTGGCATTTCCCCTGCCTTGGTACAACCCCTTATGAGGAGTGTTATGGAAGCTCCATTTCCAGCACTGGGCCGGACCATCACTATCAAGAACTTCTTGCCTGGCTCTGGGACAGAA GTAATTGAGTTGCGTCGACCACTTGACTCTAGGCTGGAACATGTTGATTTTGAGTCCCTGTTTTCCTCACTCAGCATCCGGCACTTAAGTAGAGTCTTTGCTTCCCTACTGCTGGAGAGAAGGGTGATCTTTATAGCAGACAAGCTGAG